From a region of the Odoribacter splanchnicus DSM 20712 genome:
- a CDS encoding IMPACT family protein — protein sequence MEDLYRTVEVVAEGLYKEKGSKFLAFVYPVATEEQIREIITGIKEKYYDARHHCYAWRLGAAKTHFRMNDDGEPSSTAGKPIFGQIQSFDLTNVLIVVVRYFGGTKLGVSGLINAYREAAADAIRNAVIVEKTVDEILRIRFSYLVLNDVMKVIKEENPEVLERNFELSCEMLLAIRRKELPKLIERLEKIDSLSIIEE from the coding sequence ATGGAAGATCTGTACCGAACCGTCGAAGTAGTAGCCGAAGGCTTATATAAAGAAAAAGGAAGTAAGTTTCTGGCCTTTGTTTACCCTGTGGCTACCGAAGAACAAATTCGGGAAATTATTACCGGGATAAAAGAAAAGTATTACGATGCCCGGCATCATTGTTATGCCTGGCGCTTAGGAGCTGCTAAGACCCATTTCCGGATGAATGATGACGGAGAGCCTTCCTCTACAGCCGGCAAGCCGATATTCGGACAGATTCAATCTTTCGACCTGACCAATGTACTGATTGTTGTCGTGCGCTATTTCGGGGGAACCAAGCTGGGGGTATCGGGGTTGATCAATGCCTATCGTGAAGCTGCTGCCGATGCCATCCGGAATGCCGTCATCGTCGAAAAAACCGTAGATGAAATTTTGCGGATTCGGTTCAGTTACCTAGTCCTGAACGATGTCATGAAGGTGATCAAGGAGGAAAATCCCGAAGTTCTGGAACGCAACTTTGAATTATCCTGCGAAATGTTGTTGGCGATCCGCCGAAAAGAACTCCCGAAACTAATAGAACGTTTGGAGAAAATCGATTCTTTAAGTATTATCGAAGAGTAA
- a CDS encoding site-specific integrase: MKSTFSLSFFLKRTVRNKNGEMPIIGRITVNGNAVEFRPHLSIKSELWSVAKGKAIGRSAEIVQLNTMLNSIRKVISAHYQTLSAEDGYVTAEKIREAYLGQDERTLKRVAEEKRGKTTLIDFFGKFNAEYKLKVDAKLVTKRTYSRYVLTKERLIDFMKQKYKVEDIPLCKINIFFIEGFYLYLRKEHECTNNTSMKFIQRLSKVVASARDSGIIQNDPFYKFKFHFDEVDRGYLTQEELDIIANKVFVSKRLSQVRDIFVFSCYTGLSFVDIDNLREEHIQRSFDGNIWIKTKRQKTLVNSNVPLLDVPKAILEKYKNRQPNGKLLPVISNQKMNEYLDEIATLCNIDKHITFHAARHIELPLSLNLNRLQRFVS, from the coding sequence ATGAAAAGTACCTTTTCTTTATCGTTTTTTCTTAAACGAACTGTCCGCAATAAAAACGGAGAAATGCCGATTATCGGTCGTATTACTGTAAATGGGAATGCGGTGGAGTTTCGCCCTCATTTATCAATCAAATCTGAATTATGGAGTGTGGCGAAAGGGAAAGCAATAGGACGAAGTGCAGAAATTGTACAGTTAAATACAATGCTTAATTCAATACGTAAAGTTATATCAGCACATTATCAGACTTTATCTGCAGAAGATGGCTATGTGACAGCCGAAAAAATAAGGGAAGCTTACTTAGGACAGGATGAAAGGACTTTGAAAAGAGTAGCCGAAGAAAAAAGGGGGAAAACGACATTGATAGACTTTTTTGGAAAATTCAATGCTGAATATAAATTAAAAGTCGATGCAAAATTAGTAACTAAAAGAACTTATTCCCGTTATGTGCTTACTAAAGAGCGGTTAATTGATTTTATGAAGCAAAAATATAAAGTGGAGGATATTCCTTTATGTAAGATTAACATATTTTTTATAGAGGGCTTCTATCTGTATCTTCGTAAGGAGCATGAGTGTACTAACAATACATCAATGAAATTTATTCAGCGATTAAGTAAAGTCGTGGCTTCTGCAAGGGATTCTGGGATTATTCAAAATGATCCTTTCTATAAGTTTAAATTTCATTTTGATGAAGTGGATCGAGGGTATCTGACACAGGAAGAACTGGATATTATTGCAAATAAAGTATTTGTTTCTAAAAGACTGAGTCAAGTCAGAGATATATTTGTATTCAGTTGTTACACCGGATTATCTTTTGTCGATATAGATAATTTGAGAGAAGAACATATTCAGCGTTCCTTTGACGGGAATATATGGATTAAAACAAAACGACAGAAAACTCTTGTTAATTCTAATGTTCCCTTATTAGACGTACCCAAAGCAATACTGGAAAAATACAAAAATAGGCAACCAAACGGGAAATTACTTCCTGTTATCAGTAATCAGAAAATGAATGAGTATCTTGATGAAATAGCAACGCTTTGTAATATTGATAAACATATAACTTTTCACGCGGCAAGGCATATTGAATTGCCTTTGTCGCTGAATTTGAATAGATTGCAAAGATTCGTTTCTTGA
- a CDS encoding DNA adenine methylase → MEFLSPLRYPGGKAKVADFVQCLIKENALLDGTYVEPYVGGGSVALSLLFNEYVSDIHINDKDISIYAFWYSALNNADALCKMIKDTPLNIETWFKQKEIQSNKENSDLLELGFSTFFLNRTNRSGILKAGVIGGYDQTGNYKIDARFNKEDLIKRIQRIADYADRIHLTNEDAVSLVRRLKNELPYNTLFYLDPPYYVKGKGLYLNYYNDTDHQNIAKSISDFKEQKWIISYDNVDFIVDLYSKFRQKTFELNYSASNSGKGKEVMIFSNNLVIPNHKLF, encoded by the coding sequence ATGGAATTTCTATCACCTTTAAGATACCCTGGCGGTAAGGCTAAAGTTGCTGATTTCGTACAATGCTTAATCAAAGAAAACGCATTGCTCGATGGCACTTATGTTGAACCATATGTTGGAGGTGGTTCTGTTGCTTTATCTTTGCTCTTTAATGAATATGTCAGCGACATACATATAAATGATAAGGACATATCTATTTATGCCTTTTGGTATAGTGCCTTAAATAACGCGGATGCTCTCTGCAAGATGATAAAGGATACCCCTTTAAACATTGAAACTTGGTTTAAACAAAAAGAAATTCAATCCAATAAAGAGAATTCAGACCTGTTAGAATTAGGCTTTTCTACATTCTTCTTGAATAGGACTAATCGTTCAGGAATATTGAAAGCAGGAGTCATTGGCGGTTATGACCAAACTGGAAATTATAAGATTGATGCAAGATTTAACAAAGAAGATTTGATAAAAAGGATTCAACGTATAGCAGATTATGCAGATAGAATCCATTTAACAAATGAAGATGCTGTTTCTTTAGTACGACGGTTAAAAAATGAATTACCGTATAATACGTTATTTTATTTAGACCCACCATACTATGTAAAAGGCAAAGGACTTTATTTGAACTATTACAATGACACAGATCATCAAAATATTGCCAAATCAATAAGCGATTTTAAAGAACAGAAATGGATTATATCATATGACAATGTTGATTTTATAGTAGACTTATACTCTAAGTTCAGACAAAAAACTTTTGAGTTAAATTACAGTGCAAGTAATTCAGGAAAGGGGAAAGAAGTTATGATATTTTCCAATAATCTAGTTATACCAAACCACAAACTATTTTAG
- a CDS encoding AAA family ATPase has product MKIKSISFGDIPFRMFRNLTINISERLTVIAGHNGIGKSTLLGLIANGSELKSSEGKTLLKRSFQAQLHELFYLDIARDYVKKSADKPYFTLTYSEQGKEDLTKICNVSKHSDKKQGIERLKVVPRGEQEGWNVGPSAKVPIPTMFLSMSRMLPNGEYQSSLNSELSKALSDEDKLYIREKFKAIIDNKVVDSDHITKQELKGTTKRSLLPEFEHSTRTISLGQDSLGVIITALASFAKLKRENPNYNGGILLIDEIDAGFHPRAQIKLIQLIKKEAKSLNLQIIMTSHSLTIIQEVLKINDETARSGRNIDSVVYIEDVLRPKLMEYPTYENIKGDMLGILPAFDDVTPQIKIYFEDKEAEWFFKKMLEIENFDSKLSYGYDLIFVSAKLGCDNLKTLYTIDDYFRQVVIVFDNDVLLNDRIIPIMKESKTILALPAIIDNEVNNAELRTPEFQVFNYLSKLLENLEHPYWNNLPHRYNIELIKDSIIETFPMVAGQEPLRVTRKEWFKTNMIHFEQTNLMSYFYNDNIKVITPFINDFKTAIETLINK; this is encoded by the coding sequence ATGAAGATTAAAAGTATTTCGTTTGGTGACATTCCATTTAGAATGTTCAGAAATCTTACAATTAATATTTCTGAGCGTCTGACAGTTATAGCAGGTCATAATGGCATTGGAAAATCCACCCTACTTGGTCTTATTGCTAATGGGTCTGAGTTAAAATCCAGTGAAGGGAAAACGCTACTTAAGCGTTCTTTTCAAGCACAATTGCATGAATTGTTTTATCTTGATATTGCACGAGATTATGTAAAAAAATCCGCAGATAAGCCATATTTTACTTTAACATATTCCGAACAAGGTAAAGAGGATCTGACGAAGATATGTAATGTTTCCAAACATTCAGATAAGAAACAAGGAATAGAACGTTTAAAAGTGGTACCTCGAGGTGAACAAGAAGGATGGAATGTTGGTCCTTCAGCAAAAGTTCCTATACCCACAATGTTCTTGAGTATGAGTAGAATGTTACCTAACGGAGAATACCAAAGCAGTCTTAACTCGGAATTGTCTAAGGCATTATCGGATGAGGACAAGCTATATATTCGGGAAAAATTCAAGGCCATTATTGACAATAAAGTTGTTGATAGCGATCATATTACCAAACAAGAATTAAAGGGGACAACAAAGAGGTCTTTATTACCCGAATTTGAACATTCTACTCGAACGATTTCTTTGGGTCAAGATTCTTTGGGTGTTATCATTACTGCATTAGCTTCTTTTGCAAAATTAAAACGTGAAAACCCCAACTATAATGGAGGGATTCTTTTAATTGACGAAATTGATGCAGGGTTTCATCCACGAGCACAAATCAAACTAATACAGCTTATAAAAAAGGAAGCCAAAAGTTTGAACTTGCAAATTATAATGACATCTCATTCATTGACTATTATTCAAGAAGTTCTTAAAATTAATGATGAGACAGCTCGGTCTGGCAGGAATATTGATTCTGTGGTATATATTGAAGATGTTTTAAGACCTAAGTTAATGGAATATCCGACTTATGAAAATATCAAAGGAGATATGCTTGGTATTCTTCCTGCATTCGATGACGTAACGCCACAAATTAAGATATATTTTGAAGACAAAGAAGCAGAATGGTTTTTCAAAAAAATGTTAGAAATAGAGAATTTTGATTCGAAATTAAGCTATGGGTACGATTTAATATTCGTTTCTGCGAAACTCGGATGTGATAATTTAAAAACATTATATACTATTGATGATTACTTCAGACAAGTAGTTATTGTTTTTGATAATGATGTACTTTTGAATGATAGGATAATACCAATCATGAAGGAATCTAAAACGATATTGGCTCTACCTGCCATTATTGACAATGAGGTCAATAATGCAGAATTAAGAACTCCTGAATTTCAAGTTTTCAACTACTTGTCAAAACTTTTAGAAAATCTTGAACATCCATATTGGAACAATCTTCCACATAGATATAATATTGAATTGATTAAAGATTCAATAATTGAAACATTTCCTATGGTAGCAGGACAAGAGCCACTACGTGTAACTAGAAAAGAATGGTTTAAGACTAATATGATTCATTTTGAACAAACAAATTTGATGTCATATTTTTACAACGACAACATCAAAGTAATCACTCCATTCATTAATGATTTCAAAACTGCTATTGAAACTCTTATAAACAAATAA
- the tnpA gene encoding IS66 family insertion sequence element accessory protein TnpA: MAKYMTREEFFHILLRQRQSNLTVKDFCANEGYNRSQFYDWRSRFNISDEELKSGSVPTAGMDGFVPISIDNNNVSAPTFQSKPALCPQKTEKTSGKCTDNSEISLELPNGIKMKFKGTGGCKAALSLLTKLCGTCFA, from the coding sequence ATGGCAAAATATATGACAAGGGAGGAGTTTTTCCATATTCTTCTTCGACAACGCCAAAGCAACTTAACGGTAAAGGATTTTTGTGCGAATGAAGGATATAACCGTTCCCAGTTTTACGACTGGCGCTCACGTTTCAATATATCGGACGAGGAGCTTAAATCCGGAAGTGTCCCCACAGCTGGCATGGATGGTTTTGTTCCGATAAGCATAGACAACAACAATGTGTCTGCACCAACGTTCCAGTCCAAACCTGCCTTGTGCCCGCAAAAGACAGAGAAAACTTCCGGTAAATGTACTGACAACTCGGAAATATCCCTGGAGCTTCCCAACGGGATTAAAATGAAATTTAAGGGCACGGGTGGTTGTAAAGCCGCTTTGAGCCTGCTCACTAAACTGTGTGGAACATGTTTTGCCTGA
- the tnpB gene encoding IS66 family insertion sequence element accessory protein TnpB (TnpB, as the term is used for proteins encoded by IS66 family insertion elements, is considered an accessory protein, since TnpC, encoded by a neighboring gene, is a DDE family transposase.), with protein sequence MFCLNDSMRYFLCPGSTDMRKGMFSLSGLIREKMNGDVRNGDVYIFINRLKNRIKLLHAETGGLVMYEKLLEEGTFKIPAYDPETHSYPMTWSDLVIMVEGINEDKRKGRQRRLSDLKRHWQISVNK encoded by the coding sequence ATGTTTTGCCTGAACGACTCCATGCGTTACTTTTTATGCCCCGGCAGTACCGATATGCGTAAGGGCATGTTCAGCTTGAGCGGTCTGATCCGGGAAAAAATGAACGGGGATGTCCGGAATGGAGATGTGTACATCTTTATCAACAGGCTGAAAAACCGTATAAAGCTTCTGCACGCAGAAACGGGAGGTCTGGTGATGTACGAGAAACTGCTTGAGGAAGGAACTTTTAAAATCCCCGCTTATGATCCTGAAACCCACTCGTACCCCATGACCTGGAGTGATCTTGTCATCATGGTGGAAGGCATCAACGAGGACAAACGAAAGGGAAGGCAAAGACGGCTCTCCGATCTGAAAAGACACTGGCAAATATCTGTAAACAAATAG
- a CDS encoding anion permease: METTKTTEKFKSVHQTFSYTPPSAWTNQWSSLAFGIGIIVVPLIYPFGLRIRRAVILSPAVFSTILIIGGVLLLIMTYFDIRKARVLAAQGGTITVDKGRVTYPEVNKSKIEYNSFLISDISYIKDDNEENQFKVSLPDKYIVFETKYFASQEDFEEFRSLFN; this comes from the coding sequence ATGGAAACAACAAAAACAACCGAAAAATTCAAGAGTGTACATCAAACTTTCAGTTACACCCCCCCAAGTGCCTGGACAAACCAATGGTCAAGCCTGGCATTTGGGATAGGTATAATCGTCGTACCTTTGATTTACCCTTTTGGGTTACGTATCAGGCGGGCGGTCATCCTCTCTCCAGCAGTCTTTTCCACGATTTTGATTATTGGCGGTGTACTACTGCTTATCATGACATACTTTGACATTCGTAAGGCCCGGGTGCTGGCAGCACAGGGAGGAACCATTACCGTGGATAAAGGACGGGTGACATATCCTGAGGTAAATAAAAGCAAAATCGAATACAACTCTTTCCTTATTTCCGACATCAGCTATATAAAAGACGATAACGAAGAAAACCAATTTAAGGTAAGTCTTCCTGATAAATACATCGTATTCGAAACCAAGTATTTTGCATCGCAGGAAGACTTCGAAGAGTTTCGTTCTTTATTCAACTAA
- a CDS encoding Imm5 family immunity protein, whose amino-acid sequence MDKVHRQHGSIVLYEEKKDGEQYIRIAYADNPVIAPMLSQEPGISLDGNGNAYIKASDFRLPIFHDRYSPHTYIDYSRLYAGLPKSKREYTFPKLHPDEDTITDRIERLKEWVDQSSLGHLPLPLRIDLMKRIGNIRVIQKIQCECCKKIYFSAGKQSNVHAQVLSCINNYLYKAENSAEAILSETEKLRIHVEDNHKETDATVGWAIVMLGYTVCYDAASILNIEDYCGEDDGSFDPESWNADFIGSIVYSGGNPFVNERNGDTGKRKEYWHWYLDMILSIYKNPEREIIAFVLPEKATEVPVFPEELIKEGLEEISSSPQGHLSRPSRYKILRAFRSPRIAGRIGILCALKVLPIWRRYSGESHKIIALLRKAEHYLEEKANPDEITRIADYTSSLVEGRDYGTDFAPLMAGMAAVQAAYTVTDGNDYEEVAENDEELASDEWDAAFLASLSCNGGAADLSEINPESNREFWKWYLTDCIPYVYENEKHAGYHAGNKIRIPTPANCNVTLSDKINRLNSALDSYIHAPTDRKELLHMQPYAADGELIRIVADFLQGYPCLPSTAQELENYCMTGLFDYDIIRFWYCTALLALSPDSCAIAYLSKLAHTLMEQGPGDLHILYRIVLLLPEQKHLHELNRELTDYYEKIIPTLVSTKWLAKANIPYPDDFEWSISFHFTSDGEMFPVSDGKRDEQTWFILTVRLFGPKSLFHDYTRFTSYQIHVCNGDNSIHGDWNEEDGFLVCNGEWLMKNELYTPDQLVLLMHKLSTNGIRFSKIPAGIYTTKGISGKAVVEWIKSEMELYENDRMEEVRNKALDLRKDDGDVEDTLAEMRKRWGKDVPILKDKRFDEIITQYFCLSHEAGIAALGQELTACGYALYDLDGDEIYLLELLPQTEMQTFEKKCRKYGQYCQLLKQPHRDFGITARHINPRKQMPREKMKWPDDGICYIVRGFAGYCAYGEWKPKDEEQWLGTFIVDLRIVPLQPVKFKTRKIHSFRYSKELDFYAALYSTSLGEMPIGGKNPLEADKWSRLCDLSVYDKYEFRWYGPYLCLGDAKSVIIHTMTEQGVKYVSRIILPDGLMYPPGFGIDGKGALYITMGSYYKSGIIRYDDNGKYTTLPFSMFGYETFREGCIPVPDTARMISLHEYNARNNSGIWLEPGLLDLDMATRRCRIAPLHHIGDGLFRLHLFQEDWILVEGNSDNGNRSDYARLWNRRTDEVLRIRPGVFGSESFKKIHALPDGTIVVNTHQHTDDILSLPEDFWHFLRTASRPNKLGYWLNYPKPYPDIDLLLPPISEDITLMFAPPCGKLPVTQPRLSAKENKEQGGSPDLPETDGVEITEGILKINGKNVGLPLSYTAMTDIFGKEKVVFTHQTMQDDNGKTIQYDRRSFLVWEDAGVTAARNEENVYNISAIYLWITENKVSVPVLPIPAGLFGGEIMVDGTKWDKTSDMTARSGTMEIATSVSDGYMEITFANTRDWKSTWQNWRKIMAENLQVALVKRDRIRQLERNGHIGKFIAPDNTRLLAETSESFLSHAIQALYAGYSMRRSERYLKANLLLCLIEATIKCIAYSTVRASDILFVYSGCVLLGYEKANMKRLGETMAKKGIRDFVFDTLIHGCVPDWEVTEYTVFPEIKKWISSQVKSGNITEAKAALKNISCISENILITDALITSTLKI is encoded by the coding sequence GGTCATTGCCCCGATGCTATCTCAAGAACCTGGGATAAGCCTGGACGGAAACGGGAACGCCTATATAAAAGCATCGGACTTCCGGCTGCCGATTTTTCACGACCGTTATTCTCCTCACACCTACATTGATTATAGCCGGCTATACGCAGGACTCCCCAAATCCAAACGGGAATACACCTTCCCGAAACTCCATCCTGATGAAGACACAATAACAGATAGAATAGAAAGATTAAAAGAGTGGGTCGATCAAAGCAGTCTGGGACATTTGCCTTTACCGTTAAGGATTGATTTGATGAAACGGATCGGTAATATACGTGTCATACAGAAAATACAATGCGAGTGTTGCAAGAAGATTTATTTTTCTGCCGGAAAGCAAAGCAACGTTCATGCACAAGTACTCTCCTGCATAAACAACTATCTGTATAAAGCTGAAAACTCTGCCGAAGCTATATTATCAGAAACAGAGAAATTGAGGATTCATGTGGAAGATAATCATAAGGAAACGGATGCAACCGTAGGTTGGGCTATCGTGATGCTTGGATATACAGTATGTTATGATGCAGCGTCTATATTGAACATAGAGGATTATTGCGGAGAAGATGACGGATCTTTCGATCCTGAAAGCTGGAATGCTGATTTCATAGGATCAATTGTCTATTCAGGTGGAAATCCTTTTGTCAATGAAAGAAACGGTGATACAGGAAAACGAAAAGAGTATTGGCACTGGTATCTGGATATGATTCTTTCCATATATAAAAATCCCGAACGGGAAATTATCGCTTTTGTCTTGCCGGAAAAGGCAACTGAAGTACCCGTTTTTCCGGAGGAATTGATAAAAGAAGGGTTGGAAGAAATTTCCAGCTCGCCCCAAGGTCACCTGTCCCGCCCGTCAAGATATAAAATTTTACGGGCATTCCGGTCTCCCCGTATAGCAGGAAGAATCGGTATATTGTGTGCGCTTAAAGTCTTACCGATTTGGAGAAGATATTCCGGAGAAAGCCATAAAATTATTGCATTGCTCCGAAAAGCGGAGCATTACTTAGAGGAAAAAGCAAATCCGGATGAAATAACGAGAATAGCGGACTACACTTCCAGTCTTGTAGAAGGACGCGACTATGGAACCGATTTTGCCCCACTTATGGCAGGCATGGCAGCTGTACAGGCTGCATATACAGTAACAGACGGTAACGATTATGAAGAAGTTGCGGAAAATGATGAAGAACTTGCCTCCGACGAATGGGATGCAGCGTTTTTAGCAAGTCTTTCCTGTAATGGAGGTGCGGCAGACTTATCGGAAATCAATCCCGAATCGAACAGGGAATTTTGGAAATGGTATCTCACCGACTGTATACCGTACGTTTATGAAAACGAAAAACATGCCGGATACCATGCCGGTAACAAAATCCGCATACCGACACCGGCAAATTGCAATGTGACGCTGTCTGATAAAATTAACCGGCTTAACTCTGCGCTCGATTCTTATATTCATGCCCCTACCGACAGAAAAGAATTATTGCACATGCAACCGTATGCGGCAGACGGAGAACTTATCCGCATAGTGGCAGATTTTCTACAAGGCTATCCCTGCCTACCTTCCACAGCACAAGAACTGGAAAATTATTGCATGACCGGACTTTTCGATTACGACATTATAAGGTTTTGGTATTGTACAGCTTTACTGGCCTTGTCTCCAGATTCTTGTGCCATCGCTTATCTGTCAAAACTTGCCCATACCCTTATGGAACAAGGGCCGGGAGATCTCCATATATTGTATCGCATTGTACTGCTATTGCCGGAACAGAAGCATCTGCATGAACTGAACCGGGAACTTACCGATTATTACGAGAAGATAATCCCCACTCTTGTGAGCACAAAATGGTTGGCAAAGGCCAATATTCCTTACCCTGATGATTTTGAATGGAGTATATCTTTCCATTTTACTTCCGACGGGGAAATGTTTCCCGTATCGGACGGCAAGAGAGACGAACAAACGTGGTTTATTCTGACAGTCCGATTATTCGGACCAAAATCTCTTTTTCATGACTATACCCGTTTCACAAGTTATCAAATTCACGTGTGCAACGGTGACAACAGCATTCATGGAGACTGGAACGAAGAAGACGGTTTTCTTGTATGTAATGGAGAATGGTTAATGAAGAATGAACTTTATACTCCCGACCAACTTGTACTTCTGATGCACAAACTCTCAACTAACGGTATCCGGTTTTCCAAAATACCTGCCGGTATATATACGACCAAAGGAATATCCGGAAAGGCTGTGGTGGAATGGATTAAGAGCGAAATGGAGCTGTATGAGAATGATCGGATGGAAGAAGTCCGCAATAAAGCCCTTGACCTACGCAAAGATGATGGAGATGTAGAAGATACGCTGGCAGAAATGAGAAAAAGATGGGGAAAAGATGTTCCCATATTGAAAGACAAGCGTTTTGATGAAATCATAACCCAATATTTCTGTCTTTCGCATGAAGCGGGTATAGCCGCCTTGGGGCAGGAACTTACCGCCTGCGGATACGCTCTCTATGACTTGGACGGTGATGAGATTTACCTATTGGAGTTGCTTCCACAAACGGAAATGCAGACCTTTGAGAAAAAATGCAGGAAGTATGGTCAATATTGCCAACTTCTCAAACAACCACACCGTGATTTTGGGATTACAGCCCGGCATATCAATCCACGAAAGCAAATGCCCCGTGAAAAAATGAAATGGCCGGATGACGGCATCTGTTACATCGTAAGAGGTTTTGCCGGATATTGCGCCTATGGAGAATGGAAGCCGAAAGATGAAGAGCAATGGTTGGGAACATTCATAGTCGATTTGCGTATTGTACCTCTTCAGCCTGTAAAATTCAAAACGAGGAAAATTCACAGTTTCAGATACTCGAAGGAGCTGGACTTTTATGCCGCACTTTATTCTACCTCTTTGGGAGAAATGCCTATTGGGGGAAAGAACCCGTTGGAGGCGGACAAATGGTCGCGCCTGTGTGATTTGAGTGTCTATGATAAGTATGAGTTTCGATGGTACGGACCTTATCTCTGCCTGGGAGATGCTAAAAGTGTCATCATTCATACAATGACGGAACAGGGAGTAAAATATGTAAGCCGTATTATATTACCGGATGGCTTGATGTATCCTCCCGGTTTCGGGATAGACGGGAAAGGAGCGCTGTATATAACAATGGGGAGTTATTACAAATCGGGCATCATCCGATATGACGATAACGGGAAATATACCACCCTCCCCTTCTCCATGTTCGGGTATGAAACGTTCCGTGAAGGTTGCATACCCGTACCGGACACCGCACGCATGATTTCGCTGCACGAATACAATGCAAGAAACAATAGCGGAATATGGTTGGAACCGGGATTGCTTGATCTCGATATGGCGACACGAAGATGCCGTATCGCTCCGTTACATCACATTGGGGATGGTTTATTCAGATTGCACCTATTTCAGGAGGACTGGATTTTGGTAGAGGGTAACAGCGACAATGGCAACCGCTCCGACTATGCCCGTCTCTGGAACCGGAGGACAGATGAAGTATTGCGCATCCGCCCCGGTGTGTTCGGTAGCGAATCATTCAAAAAGATTCATGCGTTACCTGACGGTACTATCGTAGTAAATACGCATCAGCATACCGATGACATACTGAGTCTGCCGGAAGACTTTTGGCATTTCCTTCGTACGGCAAGCCGTCCGAATAAATTGGGATACTGGCTCAATTACCCAAAGCCTTATCCGGACATAGACCTTTTATTACCTCCTATTTCAGAAGATATAACTCTGATGTTTGCACCTCCGTGCGGAAAGCTGCCGGTTACCCAACCACGGTTGTCGGCAAAGGAGAATAAAGAGCAAGGAGGAAGTCCCGATCTGCCGGAGACAGATGGAGTAGAGATTACGGAAGGCATATTAAAGATAAACGGGAAAAATGTCGGCCTACCATTGTCATATACGGCCATGACAGATATTTTCGGCAAAGAGAAAGTCGTATTTACCCATCAGACCATGCAAGATGACAACGGCAAGACCATACAATATGACAGACGCAGCTTTCTTGTCTGGGAGGATGCCGGAGTGACTGCCGCCCGAAACGAAGAGAATGTTTATAATATTTCTGCCATATACTTGTGGATAACAGAAAATAAAGTATCTGTCCCTGTCCTGCCGATTCCTGCCGGACTATTCGGTGGAGAAATTATGGTAGACGGAACAAAGTGGGACAAAACTTCCGATATGACAGCCCGCAGCGGAACAATGGAAATCGCGACGTCCGTGTCGGACGGTTACATGGAAATCACATTCGCCAATACCCGTGACTGGAAATCCACCTGGCAGAACTGGCGGAAAATTATGGCTGAAAACCTTCAAGTTGCCCTTGTAAAAAGAGACCGCATCAGGCAGTTGGAAAGAAACGGTCATATAGGTAAGTTCATAGCTCCGGATAACACCCGCTTGTTGGCAGAAACGAGTGAATCTTTTCTCAGCCATGCGATTCAGGCACTTTATGCCGGATATTCCATGAGACGAAGCGAACGCTATCTAAAAGCGAATCTGCTTTTATGTCTGATAGAAGCGACAATCAAATGTATTGCATACAGTACCGTCCGGGCTTCCGATATACTCTTCGTATATTCAGGTTGTGTACTTCTCGGCTATGAAAAAGCGAACATGAAACGGTTGGGCGAAACAATGGCAAAAAAGGGCATTCGCGATTTCGTGTTCGACACCCTGATCCATGGCTGCGTTCCTGATTGGGAAGTCACGGAATATACTGTCTTTCCGGAAATTAAGAAATGGATCTCCTCACAAGTGAAAAGCGGAAACATAACGGAAGCGAAAGCTGCATTAAAAAATATTTCTTGTATTTCAGAGAATATCCTGATAACAGATGCGCTGATTACATCAACTTTAAAAATATAA